A region of the Streptomyces sp. NBC_00442 genome:
GCGAACCGAGGAGACCGCCGCGAGGATGTCCTCCCAGCGGTCCTCGGTGTACACGCAGATCACCACAGAGAAGTGACGTTCCGTCAAGTCGCCTCTCCTCGCCGCGCGTTGAGGAAGACGGCCTGGGTGCGCCGGTGGGCACGGGGCACGGCCTTCTCCTTGAGGATCACCTTGAGCACGCGGATGCCGTCGTGCACCGCGCTGAGGTGGGAGACGCCGTGGATCCGGTTGTACTCGTAGCTCGGGACCTCCTGGACGCGCAGGCCCGCCTTGACGATCCGGATGTTGATGAGGGTCTCGATCTCGAACCCGGAGCAGTCGAGCACGATCTTGTCCAGGCAGCGCTTCCAGAAGGCGTTGTAGCCGTAGCAGAGATCGGTGTAGCGGGCGCCGAACTTGTGGTTGACGATGCCGCACAGGACCGCGTTGCCGAGCCTGCGGACCGGCGTCATGTCGTCGGTGCCGCCGCCGTTGGCGAAGCGGGAGCCCTTGGCGAAGTCGGCTCCGCCGACCAGCGCGGAGACGTAGCTGACGATCTCATCGCCGTCCGCCGAGCCGTCCGCGTCGACCATGACGATGATGTCGCCGGTGCAGGCGGCGAATCCGCTGATCAGGGCGTCTCCCTTGCCCTTGCCGACCTGCTTGACGACCTTGACGTCCGGCCGCAGCTCGCGGGCCACGCGCACCGTGTCGTCCGTGGAATTCCCGTCGACCAGGACCACTTCGTGGATCCAGTGGGGAAGCGTCTTGAACACATGGGGGAGATTTTCGGCCTCATTCATCGCCGGGATCACGACGCTCACGGGCGGTGCAATGGCGAGATTCGCGGAAACCGGGCGGTAGGCACGGGATATTCGGCTGTCCGTAGCGACGGCCGGGTCGCGGTCGGGAGTTTCCGCAATTAATTGAT
Encoded here:
- a CDS encoding glycosyltransferase family 2 protein, whose translation is MTPSVHPAVPGQDQLIAETPDRDPAVATDSRISRAYRPVSANLAIAPPVSVVIPAMNEAENLPHVFKTLPHWIHEVVLVDGNSTDDTVRVARELRPDVKVVKQVGKGKGDALISGFAACTGDIIVMVDADGSADGDEIVSYVSALVGGADFAKGSRFANGGGTDDMTPVRRLGNAVLCGIVNHKFGARYTDLCYGYNAFWKRCLDKIVLDCSGFEIETLINIRIVKAGLRVQEVPSYEYNRIHGVSHLSAVHDGIRVLKVILKEKAVPRAHRRTQAVFLNARRGEAT